GTGCAAACAAATTTAATTACATCTGCAAGTCCAGACTGAGTTTTTAAATTAGTAAAAATAAAAGGTTTATCGCCGCGCATTTTTTTAGCATCTCGTTCCATCACACTTAAATCTGCACCAACATAAGGTGCTAAATCAGTTTTATTAATCACCAACAAATCAGACTTGGTAATGCCCGGTCCACCCTTGCGAGGAATTTTATCCCCAGCTGCAACATCAATGACATAAATTGTTAAATCCACCAATTCGGGACTAAAGGTAGCAGCTAAATTATCACCACCACTTTCCAAAAATACCAAATCTAAATCGATAAAACGTTCTTCTAACTGTTCAATTGCCGCCAAATTCATCGAAGCATCTTCGCGAATGGCAGTATGGGGACAACCACCAGTCTCTACACCCAAAATGCGATCGCTTGCCAATGCCTGAGAACGCACTAAAAACTGAGCATCCTCCTGAGTATAAATATCATTCGTCACCACCGCAATCTGAT
The Nostoc punctiforme PCC 73102 genome window above contains:
- the ureG gene encoding urease accessory protein UreG, producing the protein MNAFRVGVAGPVGSGKTALVDALCKGLREQYQIAVVTNDIYTQEDAQFLVRSQALASDRILGVETGGCPHTAIREDASMNLAAIEQLEERFIDLDLVFLESGGDNLAATFSPELVDLTIYVIDVAAGDKIPRKGGPGITKSDLLVINKTDLAPYVGADLSVMERDAKKMRGDKPFIFTNLKTQSGLADVIKFVCTNIC